The following coding sequences are from one Limisphaera ngatamarikiensis window:
- a CDS encoding YfhO family protein produces the protein MELSNRPNHPGRIAVVCSAAAMLLACGILFLDNFRPERVLFSNDGPYGAMEAAHANPWRTLTGYWHDLNWLGYSAPATTPGITTLLRLLTTTLAFSKLYAPFSLLFVGWAAWVWARQMRWSPWVAGLLALLTSLNGDFFATACWGVCAQPIAFGCNFLALAALARPDAPRPWLRLALAGFAVGLGVTEAYDIGALFSLVVGGYVVFQALQTDRPVLSRVGSALSRLVLVAGCAALIAASTLSTLVATQLRGVVQVQEETASREERWAWATQWSLPKAEFFSLMVPGLFGYRMDTPGGGDYWGRGGSDPAWDRYLAGDRQGPPPPGFFRYGMGSGYAGMLVWVLVGWTLVQVTRGQRSTFTINERRAVVFWIVVAVVATLLMFGRFAPFYQLFFALPYASSIRNPAKFMHILEWALLILSGYGLQSLWRGWVEGPQPAPGSPGARNQPAHPGPGLWERRWLIGSAVAFGMAVLAWLLYAQAQPRLEAYLTEMHLLEMQAQGMAGDEAWARERARAQAAFSVGRAGRSVLFLGLALGWVGWAVRGGFRARPLWAGGLGCVLAVVDLAPANQPWVVTYNWKERLVEAGDNPVFELLRQRPWEHRVALAEPFLPRQYALLAQLYRVEWMQHLFPFYNIQSPDIVQMPRVPVEVEAFENALSRRPRPGEAMTNWTQRILRRWELTSTRYLFGAAGMAEALNQQVDPGKRRFRELLPFEIRPKGPEGPWLIRTNPAGPFALMEFTGALPKAGLHGHWQVVTNDAEALALLADPSFDPHKTVLVSEPLPAPGDAATATPAGTVRYESYEPRHVVFQVHAERPAVLRLNDKFDVHWHARVDGRPVPVLRCNYVVRGVYLEPGEHRVEFHYQPPVGPLYVSLAGVAAAVALLGLAWRAERGGRDKS, from the coding sequence ATGGAGCTATCAAACCGACCAAACCACCCGGGGCGGATTGCCGTGGTCTGCAGTGCTGCGGCCATGCTGTTGGCGTGCGGGATCCTGTTCCTGGACAACTTTCGCCCCGAGCGTGTGCTCTTTTCCAACGACGGACCGTATGGCGCCATGGAGGCGGCCCATGCCAATCCGTGGAGGACCCTGACCGGCTACTGGCACGACCTGAACTGGCTCGGTTACAGTGCCCCCGCAACAACGCCGGGCATCACGACGTTGTTGCGTCTGCTGACCACCACGCTGGCCTTCTCCAAACTCTATGCGCCGTTTTCATTGTTGTTTGTGGGATGGGCGGCCTGGGTGTGGGCCCGGCAGATGCGATGGTCCCCCTGGGTGGCCGGGTTGCTGGCGCTGTTGACCAGCCTGAACGGCGATTTCTTTGCCACCGCCTGCTGGGGCGTGTGCGCCCAACCCATCGCCTTCGGCTGTAATTTCCTCGCCCTGGCCGCCCTGGCCCGCCCCGACGCACCCCGCCCGTGGCTCCGCCTGGCCCTGGCAGGGTTCGCCGTGGGACTCGGGGTCACCGAGGCCTACGACATCGGGGCGCTGTTCAGCCTGGTGGTGGGCGGCTACGTGGTGTTTCAAGCCCTGCAAACGGACCGGCCCGTTCTCTCTCGAGTCGGGTCGGCCCTGAGCCGGCTCGTGCTGGTGGCCGGCTGCGCGGCCCTCATCGCCGCTTCCACCCTCAGCACGCTGGTGGCCACCCAGCTCCGCGGCGTGGTGCAGGTCCAGGAAGAGACCGCTTCGCGCGAGGAGCGCTGGGCCTGGGCCACCCAATGGAGCCTGCCGAAGGCCGAGTTCTTCAGCCTGATGGTCCCCGGGTTGTTCGGTTACCGAATGGACACCCCGGGCGGGGGCGACTATTGGGGCCGCGGCGGCAGCGACCCGGCGTGGGACAGGTACCTCGCGGGGGACCGACAGGGCCCGCCGCCGCCGGGGTTTTTCCGTTACGGGATGGGCAGTGGATACGCAGGCATGCTGGTCTGGGTGCTGGTGGGGTGGACGCTGGTGCAGGTGACCCGCGGGCAAAGGTCCACGTTCACAATCAACGAACGGCGCGCGGTGGTATTCTGGATCGTGGTGGCCGTGGTGGCCACGCTGTTGATGTTCGGACGGTTCGCCCCGTTTTACCAGCTGTTCTTCGCCCTGCCCTACGCATCGTCGATTCGGAATCCGGCCAAGTTCATGCACATCCTGGAGTGGGCGTTGTTGATCCTCTCCGGGTACGGCCTCCAATCCCTGTGGCGTGGCTGGGTAGAGGGCCCTCAGCCGGCGCCCGGGTCCCCGGGGGCGCGGAACCAGCCCGCTCACCCCGGGCCGGGGCTTTGGGAACGGCGCTGGCTGATCGGAAGCGCGGTGGCCTTTGGCATGGCCGTCCTGGCCTGGCTGCTGTACGCACAGGCGCAACCGCGGTTGGAGGCGTACCTGACGGAGATGCATTTGCTGGAGATGCAGGCCCAGGGGATGGCCGGGGATGAAGCCTGGGCGCGTGAACGGGCCCGGGCCCAGGCGGCTTTCAGTGTGGGGCGTGCCGGGAGGTCGGTGTTGTTTCTGGGCCTGGCCCTGGGTTGGGTGGGCTGGGCGGTCCGGGGTGGTTTCCGAGCCCGCCCGCTCTGGGCTGGTGGATTGGGTTGTGTGCTGGCGGTGGTGGACCTGGCGCCCGCCAATCAACCCTGGGTGGTGACCTACAACTGGAAGGAGCGTCTGGTGGAGGCCGGGGACAATCCCGTGTTTGAACTGCTGCGGCAGCGACCCTGGGAGCATCGGGTGGCGCTGGCCGAGCCGTTCCTGCCCCGCCAATACGCGCTGCTGGCTCAGCTCTACCGGGTCGAGTGGATGCAGCATTTGTTTCCGTTCTACAACATCCAGTCGCCCGACATCGTCCAAATGCCGCGGGTGCCCGTGGAGGTGGAGGCGTTCGAGAATGCGTTGTCGCGCCGGCCCCGTCCCGGGGAAGCCATGACGAATTGGACGCAACGCATCCTGCGCCGCTGGGAACTGACCAGTACCCGTTATCTGTTCGGTGCGGCCGGCATGGCCGAGGCACTGAACCAGCAGGTTGATCCCGGGAAACGCCGCTTCCGCGAATTGCTTCCATTCGAAATCCGACCCAAAGGGCCCGAGGGACCGTGGCTGATTCGAACCAACCCTGCCGGCCCGTTTGCCCTGATGGAGTTTACCGGGGCGCTGCCCAAGGCCGGATTGCACGGTCACTGGCAGGTGGTGACCAACGACGCCGAGGCCCTGGCGTTGCTGGCGGATCCCTCCTTCGATCCGCACAAAACCGTGTTGGTGTCGGAACCGTTACCGGCCCCCGGTGACGCGGCCACGGCCACTCCGGCAGGTACGGTCCGGTACGAAAGCTACGAACCCAGGCACGTCGTGTTCCAGGTGCATGCGGAACGGCCGGCAGTGTTGCGGCTCAACGACAAGTTCGATGTCCACTGGCACGCACGGGTGGACGGTCGTCCCGTGCCGGTGTTGCGCTGCAACTACGTGGTGCGCGGCGTTTACCTGGAGCCCGGGGAACACCGCGTCGAGTTTCATTACCAGCCGCCGGTGGGTCCGCTGTATGTGAGCCTGGCGGGCGTTGCGGCCGCCGTCGCATTGCTGGGACTGGCCTGGCGCGCGGAGCGGGGCGGTCGTGACAAATCATGA